ACATATAGATTATCCAATAGATACTGTAGCTCCACTAAAGCTCATCATTAAAGCTAGTAATGTCAAGATCTTGGTATTCTTCAATGGACAGATTATTGGTAGATATGTTGATGAAGGTCCACAGAGAGAATTCTACATACCTGAACCCCTACTTAAAAACGGATTGAATACTATAGCTTTAGCAGTACATGTAACAAGCAGTAGAGCATCAATCGATAGTATACGTATTGAGCCATTCTACGTAAATAAGAAACTAGCTATAGAGTTAGAGTGGTAAGCTCTACAACAATTCTATATCAATAATCAATCAAATTTATTTTATATTGAAAAACATATAGAGAATTCTACTAAATATCTCTACTTGTTCTAGAGGATGTACTACATTAGAATGTATATATGGGTACTAGATAGTATATGGTATTCATGTACTTCAGTAAATAGAGCTTGAAGTGATATAACCTAAATTTTTATCGGATAGATTTTATATACTTAATGTACATAGTTATTTAGTTACTGCGATACTACTTAATACGCATCTCTAGCCAGTATATTTAAATACTATAGTAAAGTTTTTAAATGGGGAATTGCAGTAGTGAGGAGAGCAGTAGAAGGGCTTAGCAGTGTATGGAATTTACCAATACAGTAGTTAATGTTTTTAGTGGTAGTAGCTCTAAATATCTAGCTCTATCCAGTATACCTATAGATGGATATATGATTATCTCTATCGATAAACATATCCTTGGGGGTATCTATGTGTATTCAGTAGAATTTATTGGAATCATGTGCTGAAGAAGTTTATGTATATAGGGTGTGGAATTGGTGATGCAAAGTATATGTGTTGAAAATCAAGCAGAGATAGTTTCTTTAAAGAGTATATATAGAAGTGCTGTAGATCTATCTATGGTTTCAGTAATCATACCTGTACTTAATGAAGAAAAAGCTATAGGTATGGTGATAGATGAGATAGTTTCTATAGGTATCTCTAGAGTCAATATAGTTGTTGTTGATGGGGGAAGTAGCGATAGAACTGTAGAGATAGCTAGATCACGTCAAGTTCTTGTTGTACCTCAAGAAGGTAGAGGTAAAGCTGATGCTGTTAGAACTGGATTGAGATATGTTTCAACTCCATATGTAGTTGTTATAGATGGTGATGGGACGTATCCAGCGAAATACATATCTGCTATGGTTGAGGCTTTAGAGAGTAATGGATGTGATCTAGTTATAGGTGCTAGAATCTATGGTCATGGATCTCAAAAACCTGTTTTCAGGTTTGGGAACAAGGTTCTTACAAAATTCTTTAATATACTCTTTGGTACTAATTTAAGGGATGTATTAAGCGGTATGTATATGGCTAGAGTAGATGAGTTAAGCACTATTGATTTTGAGATGGATGGATTTAGCCTAGAATCTGAGATAGTTAGTCATTTCGCTAGTTTTGGAAATATATGTGAAATACCTATAGAGTATAGATCTAGAGTAGATCCAAAAGCAAAGAAATTAAATGTTCTTCACGGACTCAAGATAGCAAAAGATATTGTTAGACTTATGTGGAGATATAATCCAACTTTATTCATATCATCAATAGGAATTCTAATGCTTATACCAGGACTTGTTTTAGGAGGATATACAGCATATCACTACTTCTTTACAGGCATAAAACATTATGTTAAAGGAGTTATAGCAGTAATACTTACAGCAACAGGTCTTATATCATCTGTAGTAGCAGTTCTATCACTATATATAAAGAGGTTCGAGATAAGAATCACTAGGCAACTCGAGAAAATAAGAAAAGAAATGACTAAGAACATCAAAAGATAATGAAGTATCACAGGATCTGCTACAGGATGTATCTATCGATAACCATAAGCGATAGAGTCTCTCTATAAATATCGCTCTATAGATCTCTATACCCATTGGTAATACAGTATTGACAATCCTTATACAAAATGTATTAACAATACTATATATGCTACTCTATGTATATCTATTATACTACTTATCTCACAAGTTTTAACTAAGTTATGTAAGAGAAATTTATTAACTACTTCACCTATAGTTATATAGAGTTGTTTAAAATGGTTATAGAGGGAAAAACTATTTGGATAAAATCAATAGCTGTATCCTTACTACTTCTACTGATAGCTATTACCATAACTACTATCTACATTAATACACAATCAGTATCAGGAAAACTAAGTATAGTTCTCGATGGAGAAGATAATGAATGGGGGAATATATTTGGATGGATAAGTCCAGCAGGAAGAGGTGTATGCTCAATCCCTATAACAAACTATGCAGTATGGTTGTGCTGTAACTCAACTTCTTATCCAAGAGAATGCCAGATAATGTGGAAAGATGATGAAGGGGGAGCAGTAGATATACATTATGTTCGAATATATGTGAATACTTCAGGCATATATGCATTCATAGAGATAAAAACAACCAAAAATACAAACATAACAATAACTCTAGATGATATCAAAATTACAACAATATTATCAGTTAATGGTTTTCCTGTAGCTAATGTTAATCTGATTCATAATGATTTGAATATTAGTGGTATTGGTGTAGTTAGAAGTTATGGCGCTAATGTTTATGGTGTTGAGATTGAGGTTAAATACTCAGTTAATGGTTCAAGAAAACTATCTCTAGAAGCGCGAAAAATAAATACCGAAGGTTCTGGGAATATTGATAACGATACTCAATTTTGTGTAGATAGTATATGTAGTAATAGTCTTGTTGTTTCTCTTGATGGTGTTATTATTAATGCGTATGTCACTACTACGGAAACTGTTGTACCTATTCCAGTTCCAGAGCCTGCATTAGTTATAGCTTTTGTTGTATTGTTATTAGTTTCTGTGGTATTGATTAAGATAGGAAAAGCATATAGATAGTCTTGAATAGAGATTTGTTTTAATGTGATTATGTTTAGG
This genomic interval from Ignisphaera sp. contains the following:
- a CDS encoding glycosyltransferase, whose protein sequence is MQSICVENQAEIVSLKSIYRSAVDLSMVSVIIPVLNEEKAIGMVIDEIVSIGISRVNIVVVDGGSSDRTVEIARSRQVLVVPQEGRGKADAVRTGLRYVSTPYVVVIDGDGTYPAKYISAMVEALESNGCDLVIGARIYGHGSQKPVFRFGNKVLTKFFNILFGTNLRDVLSGMYMARVDELSTIDFEMDGFSLESEIVSHFASFGNICEIPIEYRSRVDPKAKKLNVLHGLKIAKDIVRLMWRYNPTLFISSIGILMLIPGLVLGGYTAYHYFFTGIKHYVKGVIAVILTATGLISSVVAVLSLYIKRFEIRITRQLEKIRKEMTKNIKR